TACAATAATCcaactgaaaatgaatgaatgaaaaaatgtcTCTGGATATCATTCAGACAGAATTAATTTAATTCTCATAGTAATTTTCAGATGGTTgaaagctgttttgttgtttgtctttgtcttcatgtGGGTGTTGAATCTCAGTTTTGAGTTCATAATCACACCAATATTTCCGGCTTGATTTGATGTCTTGAGTGACATGGAGTGAGAGGAGCACTGACCTTCGACCTTCAACATTTATTCTTTTAGGCCAAAAACAATTGCCCTGTTTACTCTGGTTTGAGTTGTTAAAAAGTTCTGACACATTCActcattattttctttcataCAACTGCTGCCAGTTAGTGAATTTAGTTCAGAATAAATACTGTATTCTCTCCAAGTCagtttgttgttattgttgttacaTTGCTGTTGCGGATGGGGGCGCTGTTGTAAGTTCTCATAATTCAGGTCACAGAAGGACGAAGAAGAAGCTAGCCGGTGGCTAGCGGCAGCCCCAGCAGAGGAAGCCGCCTGCTGTGTAATGCtaccggggaggaggaggactgttCTGGGAGGACGGTGCTCCGCGCTTCTGGAGCCAGTTTGGTGAAGGTAACTGGATGAAAACAAGGCTGTCTGAACCTGAAAAAGCCAGCCGGGGTGTTTTAGGCTCTCCGCATGGTTTCAGTGTAACTTGAGCTAAAGCGAAGAGGGTTGCTAACTTGTTTTTCTCCATCGTGGTGGTAGAagttagcctgttagctccACTGTCAGCTTTCCCCCTGTCAGCTCCGAGGATCCAAATGTCACACATGTGACATAAGTCATCAGAATCAAGTTGTATATTCATGGAGTTGGAGGAAGTATTTGTTTATATCAGTAGTTTTCTTTGAGATTTCATAAGTTTCTGGCTGAAGCCCCTCACTTTCTGTGATTAGAGTGCTGAAGATCCTCAACACACGTCTATTTGCTCTGGTCCTTTGTTTTGATGTAAATTCATGTTCAGACTCCAGAGGCTGACTAAACAAGCAGTTCAGGCTCCTTCAAAGTGATCTGTTTGTGGTGTAAACTTAAAGTCGTGTGAAAGTAGCCTGTGAGAGAGGAATAGATTTGAGAAGTCGCCATAAACTGATTTGAtggaaacaacaacagcaagatAATCACATGCCAACATTTTTAGCTTTCTATTCGGTCCATGCCAATGTTTTGGAAGGCGTGGTTGCTATTGTATGATTATTTTAAGCAGTAGTTATTATCTGGTTGCTCTACATATTTCACCTGAGCCACTGCCTTCTGTTCAAGCCTTAATCTCTTCTGAATTATGTTGAGCAGTCATACAGTTGTGTTAGATGATCAGATGTCAGTATTATTTGATCTGAATTTcctgttttaatcttttttttccccaaatgtACTTGTTGTTCAATTGACACTTCTAGTTTGATAATGTATGATAATATAAAAAGTGCAACTTTtaggggaggggaaaaaagtatATGACTGCTCTGAGTTCAGCATCATAGACAATCAATACGAGATGTGAGCTAGTTATCATTTTTTACTTGGAATAACATCAAATTAtttttgcttgtgtgtttttacagatttaaaaaaaaaacctggtgaatTCCTTTTGCAGTTTGTCACAgaagagtgagacagagagtgGAGGCTAATTGGTGGATCTGAAACAACGTCAATGCTTTGGTCAAAAGTGAAGCAAAGCTGTAACTTTTAGACTGGACTTTACTCATGGAAGAATCTCAGATAGGAGCGAGAGGAGACAGAGGGTGCTAAAAGTCAATAAAATTCACATGCTTGAGAACACAGTGTTTCTCAGCAATGACAGTTATTCAATTTTATTCCTATCATGCCAAATACAGTCATTTTAATGCCGTTTTGGATAGAAAATCCCCaaaattccacatgagcaattATAGTAAATTGAGTAAAGGAAGAGCACTGTTAGTTTAGCTCACTGTTTTAAAGACTGATTTAAATAGTTGTGACAGAACTGATATTTTCTCAACTATCAAACAAGTACATTTACTACATGCTTTGTTTATGTATGTTTGATCAGTTTGTTCTGCTGTGGACAGGTCATGTTTTAAGCGCATTATTGTCAGATAGTTTATGAATGTTTGGTTATTGAGTGTATCACTGCTTTTATGTTCACAGTCTGGTGTGTGAGGATGTGGCGGGGGGAGAACGGCCCGCGGGCTTTCCAGGCTCCGGTGGATGTTCACGCCAGCGCAGATGGTCAGGTGTACATGTTCAAGAGGAAACCGAACGATGCTACATCCTCGGATGATGAGGAGCTGCTCGAGATGAGGCCACAGACCTTTCAGGATCAGAAGCAGGGTGGACTGAGGAACGTAGAGCTGCTGGAGCGGGAGCTATTGGAGGGTGACAGTCTCAACAAGCTCGCACTGCAATATGGCTGCAAGGTGAAAATTTCTCATGATCACTCAGAAGTTGCTGACTTTTATCTTCACCAAGCGCTGGTTAGAGTGCATCCTAATTTTTTCCTCTGTCAACAGGTGGCTGACATAAAGCGGGTGAACAACCTAATGCAAGAGCAAGATCTTTTTGCCCTGAAATCAATTAAAATCCCAGTTCAGAAGCACAGCCTCCTCACAGAGACGCAGTCAGACCCGTGTGATCCTCAAGACGAAATGCCACGCTCGTCCCCCACACCAGCAAAACCTCAGGACAGATCGAGAGCCCGGCCGCATCTACAGGAGGCCACGGCGTTTTTAATGGAGGTGGATAATGATCTTGACAAATTGATTCAGAACACGGCCGATCAGGACGAGGGTTTCTTAGAAATCTCAGAGAAACCGCGTCTGTTCGGCTTCAGGAAGCAGCGCCCGACGAGTCACGGTGCAGACTGGGGAATCCAGTGGTGGAACGCTGTGATCGCAATGGTCCTCATAGGTATTGTTCTGCCGTTATTTTATGTAATTTATTTCAAAGCGATAGATAGCAATAATGTTGCCTCAGTAACGGATGGGAGTCATCTCTCAAATTCATCCACCAACTCTTCGGGTGCCTTACAGAGTGGTCACAGTACGAGTCCTTTACAAACCCATGAGCCAGGATAGCACAGGCTTCACACTCGGTTTTACCTTCACAACTCCTGCCTTTATGGTCTGATGACAATCACaacaaaactttattcagtgcAATAACAAGAAATGTCTAATTACAAGCAATGGGTTTGAACTGGTATTGTACTACAACTGTGAAACTAAATGTAGTgtaatgaaaaatgtttcatattatTCTGGCTTCAGTCACAGTTTAGCACACAAAtgatttgttaaaaaagaaaaaaaaggatataGATTGTTGCTCCAATCCTCTTGTTGGGATTACAGTTCCTCAGGTATTATACAACATCAGGTATTGTGTCAGACTCCCTTCTGTCCTTCAGAATTGCCTTTGACATCTGACAGTTTGATCCAAATCAACCCGATGGCGTCACACTCCTCAGTTCAAAAGTGAAACAAGCCGCCCTCCAATCCCAAAGATTTTTGATTCCCTATCTTGTGTGGAAGTGTCGtacaataacattttattttcttctttaaaatctTTACAACCACACATGAAGTTGTCCAGCGTTTTCAGTTGCACATCAGTGAGATCTCTCCTCAGTGTCACCCCTGAAAACATCCTGATGGTTTTAGAGCAGCTAACTTTGACAGCAGTAGGTTGTAGATGGTCGGTCCTCGGCCTGCTATTCTAATAGAAGTGTTCATAAAATGGCTAAACTGAGATCATAAAGGTTGGACATGATCTCCAGCACACTGGGATGAATTGTTCCAAAACAATCTCCCCATATAGTTGTTAACAGAAATCTGAACTCTTCATGCAAGTTAGCATGTGTCCATGATTCTATGTTGTCTTCGtcccacttaaaaaaaaatcacagccgTGAATGAGAGCCAGACGTTTAACAATTTACAAATTGAAgcttcaactttctgcagtgacactttgtgttgtttttaactgCAGTTTCATGTCTCTGTCGTGCATTTAGAGATGATCTTCTGTGTATCTTGATTTGAACAAATGGCCATTTTAGTTACTGTCGCCTCACTGTCATCTCAGATGCGTTTGGCCAAATCTCTTTTAACTTCTGGCATCGACAACCTGCCTTCAAGTGTATTGTTGCTCTCAGGatattttttctccttttttgggGGCATTTTCTGTAAACCCTGAAGATATTTGTGCACAAAAATCAGACCAGCAGTTTGTAAAATGCTTGAAACAACCCACCACATGATCCATTCAGACTCcgtctcttcctctgcattttaTCACTCGGTTTGAATATGCATGCTCGATTAAATGCCCTGCTTTGTTGCCATGTGATTTACTTTTACTCGACTTCCCTCAGTAAGCAGTTTGCCTGATACCAGATACCTAATGCTGCAGCTGATGTGTATTTGAATCTCCTCCTTTGACATGTGTTGCCAGAAAATGATATTTTACAATTATTGAATTTACAACAGGATTTTCTGTTCTGTAGGAAATGATTAGTTCTGTGCTGTGCTACAAAAGCTTTTTGAGTGCCATGTATCGGTTGTAATTTTTCCCACTCCAGCTACATATATTCAGGCTTCTTCCCACAACAAATGAAAAGGTacatcattgtgtgtgtgtgtttgtttacaaaaCCATGTGAGCATGTGGCGTGTCTGACATGAATGTGAGCATTATTTATGTTCTTATTAAGTTACTGCTGCACAGGTCATGCGATTTTGTCTAACAGTGCCAATAGTGTGATTTTGTTTACAGTAACAATGCTTTACTTTATCTCCGTGTTGATGCATTTGTTCAGC
Above is a window of Salarias fasciatus chromosome 7, fSalaFa1.1, whole genome shotgun sequence DNA encoding:
- the lysmd4 gene encoding lysM and putative peptidoglycan-binding domain-containing protein 4, whose product is MWRGENGPRAFQAPVDVHASADGQVYMFKRKPNDATSSDDEELLEMRPQTFQDQKQGGLRNVELLERELLEGDSLNKLALQYGCKVADIKRVNNLMQEQDLFALKSIKIPVQKHSLLTETQSDPCDPQDEMPRSSPTPAKPQDRSRARPHLQEATAFLMEVDNDLDKLIQNTADQDEGFLEISEKPRLFGFRKQRPTSHGADWGIQWWNAVIAMVLIGIVLPLFYVIYFKAIDSNNVASVTDGSHLSNSSTNSSGALQSGHSTSPLQTHEPG